In Marasmius oreades isolate 03SP1 chromosome 1, whole genome shotgun sequence, one DNA window encodes the following:
- a CDS encoding uncharacterized protein (CAZy:AA3): MLWPLLLFITLNALLSRPSSCSLLQRFEDLKRNDFDFVVIGGGTAGNTVANRLTENPNHHVLVLEAGGSNANVLVSIVPDFCARTLGSAIDWNYTAQTGPVMNRVVELPRGFVLGGTSSMNCMVYTRGTREDWDRYAHVTNDAGWSWDNIQPYVRKNERFTPPADGHDTTGEFDPSVHGFDGINSVTLSGFRHQIDTRVIQASKAMGNDSEFRFVLDMNSGEHLGIGFGQSTVLNGSRSSSATSYLGPQFINRPNLHVLLHAHVTRILSEETAHNGLTFTGVELSQDSGKTLHTVTASKEVILSAGSIATPQILMNSGIGDPNTLSNLGIRTLQRLPSVGRNLSEHLVFTLGWVVNANDTETEAIRNTTLAAEQLKQWNETRTGPLVDAPGLDLGWVRLPKNASIFEKFTDPSPGPNTAHIEIQFINFGGFVTDNPLADTIGVAPTLLSPISRGFVTLNTSNPFDHPFINLNYLDSEFDLFALREGARSARRFMAHPSFNGFLVSPIVNATTDDELDEFIKSNAGGACHPIGTAMMSPRGADWGVVDPDLKVKGVERLRVVDASILPFLPAGHTQASTYIIAERASDLIKASWS, translated from the exons ATGCTCTGGCCTCTGCTCCTGTTTATAACACTGAATGCTCTCTTGTCGCGCCCATCGTCTTGCTCTCTTCTCCAACGTTTTGAAGACCTCAAGAGAAACGACTTTGACTTTGTCGTCATCGGAGGGGGCACCGCAGGGAACACTGTCGCAAATCGTCTGACGGAGAACCCCAACCATCATGTACTTGTCCTGGAGGCTGGCGGATC GAATGCAAACGTCTTGGTGTCTATCGTCCCAGATTTCTGTGCCCGGACTCTTGGAAGTGCGATAGACTGGAACTACACCGCCCAAACGGGTCCTGTCATGAACCGAGTCGTTGAGCTTCCCAGGGGGTTCGTTCTCGGTGGTACTAGTTCAATGA ATTGCATGGTATACACTCGTGGAACAAGAGAAGATTGGGATCGATATGCCCACGTAACCAACGATGCCGGATGGTCCTGGGACAACATTCAACCATATGTACGAAAA AACGAACGCTTTACTCCTCCAGCTGATGGGCATGACACAACTGGGGAATTTGACCCGTCAGTTCATGGTTTTGATGGAATAAACTCTGTTACCCTTTCAGGGTTTCGACATCAAATAGATACACGAGTCATTCAAGCTAGCAAGGCGATGGGGAATGACTCAGAATTCCGATTTGTTCTCGACATGAACTCAGGGGAACACCTTGGAATTG GTTTCGGGCAGTCTACCGTTCTGAATGGAAGTCGGAGCAGTTCAGCCACGTCCTATTTGGGACCTCAATTTATCAACCGCCCCAATCTTCACGTCTTGTTGCACGCCCATGTGACGCGTATTTTGTCGGAGGAAACAGCACATAATGGTCTTACCTTTACGGGAGTTGAACTTTCTCAGGATTCTGGAA AAACATTGCATACAGTTACAGCATCGAAAGAAGTCATACTTTCCGCTGGGTCCATTGCGACTCCTCAAATCTTGATGAACTCTGGCATCGGCGATCCCAATACCCTGTCGAATTTGGGTATCCGAACGCTGCAGCGTCTACCATCAGTTGGTAGAAACCTGTCTGAACACCTTGTCTTCACGCTTGGTTGGGTGGTTAACGCTAATGATACAGAAACCGAGGCAATAAGAAATACGACTCTCGCTGCGGAGCAATTGAAACAGTGGAATGAAACAAGAACAGGTCCTCTTGTTGATGCCCCGGGGCTGGACCTTGGATGGGTCCGATTACCAAAGAATGCATCGATCTTTGAGAAATTCACGGACCCTTCTCCCGGTCCAAACACTGCACATATTGAGATCCAGTTCATC AATTTTGGAGGCTTTGTCACGGATAATCCTCTCGCGGACACGATAGGCGTAGCTCCTACCCTTCTAAGTCCCATCTCTC GTGGCTTCGTCACCCTCAACACATCAAATCCATTTGACCACCCGTTCATTAATCTCAACTACCTGGACTCAGAGTTCGATCTCTTCGCGCTACGTGAAGGGGCTCGGAGTGCCCGTCGGTTCATGGCACACCCTTCGTTTAACGGCTTTCTCGTGAGCCCCATTGTGAACGCTACGACCGACGATGAGCTAGACGAATTCATCAAATCTAACGCCGGGGGAGCGTGCCACCCGATTGGAACAGCCATGATGTCTCCTCGTGGTGCTGACTGGGGAGTTGTGGATCCGGATCTAAAAGTGAAAGGCGTTGAGCGACTCAGAGTAGTGGACGCTTCGATATTA CCATTCCTCCCCGCAGGGCACACTCAAGCATCTACATACATTATCGCCGAGCGTGCATCTGATTTGATCAAAGCTTCGTGGTCTTAA
- a CDS encoding uncharacterized protein (CAZy:AA2), whose translation MRVSSLLLLTGALMTHGKTFHWPSPEMDWIDSVLYEQPFFENITANCAARDNTTVAAQWIRLAFHDMSTYNVDDGTGGLDGSVIYEFDRAENIGMNRSIGDFLGFSAPFFSLADIIAAGVVIGTVSCDGPKIPYRAGRIDATSSGPLGVPQPQEDLALLTERFRKAGFTPSEMISFTACGHVLGGVTQQDFPEVLKDRPFVFFNEKTRLFDNGVVTQYLDGSTTNPLVVGVNETMNSDLRIFSSDGNATMQSLTSPNDFRSTCASLFERMINTVPRNVALTDVIDPFDFKVGTARLSVTDDTNKLVMTASLRILNPKDNPNREVSLVWVDRDGTSPCGEKCTSPATNVSQIGTTLLTKGHGKTALQYTFMVDNIDPAKSIAKFWFEIDEKDGSPKTEVKNDDGSGYVVEEHDVLYDVTRSKINFSATQANFTSLIVIAVKDEYAQDAQIRLQTFNPFLLPFRTSVLNATLDPQFPKAAGYSFFSVSPEPLTNSFDVYYGDVVPNNLRQKFGLVFEAKNVGVLPPS comes from the exons ATGCGCGTTTCATCGTTGCTTCTACTGACCGGGGCTCTTATGACTCACGGCAAGACGTTTCATTGGCCGTCTCCTGAAATGGACTGGATAGACAGCGTCCTATATGAGCAACCCTTCTTTGAAAACATTACAGCCAATTGTGCCGCTAGAGATAACACAACAGTTGCGGCCCAATGGATTCGTTTG GCTTTTCACGACATGTCGACGTATAATGTAGACGACGGCACAGGAGGCCTTGACGGTTCTGTCATTTACGAGTTCGATCGTGCAGAG AATATTGGAATGAACCGTAGTATCGGGGACTTTTTGGGATTTTCGGCTCCTTTTTTCAGCC TGGCGGACATTATCGCGGCCGGCGTGGTCATAGGCACCGTCTCGTGCGATGGACCCAAGATCCCTTACAGGGCAGGTCGTATTGACGCAACCTCCAGTGGTCCTCTGGGAGTTCCTCAACCCCAAGAGGATTTGGCTCTACTCACCGAAAGGTTCAGGAAAGCGGGCTTCACTCCCTCGGAGATGATTTCCTTTACTGCATGTGGCCATGTACTCGGTGGTGTCACTCAGCAGGACTTTCCAGAAGTATTGAAGGACAGGCCGTTTGTATTCTTCAACGAGAAGACTAGATTATTTGATAACGGAGT AGTGACACAGTACCTTGACGGATCGACTACTAATCCTCTCGTAGTTGGAGTTAATGAAACCATGAACTCGGACTTGAGAATCTTTTCGAGCGACGGAAACGCGACTATGCAAAG TCTGACGTCCCCAAACGACTTCAGGAGCACCTGCGCCTCTCTCTTTGAACGAATGATCAACACTGTCCCCCGAAATGTAGCCTTGACCGATGTCATCGATCCTTTCGACTTCAAGGTTGGGACGGCCAGATTATCCGTGACTGATGACACCAATAAACTGGTCATGACGGCGAGTTTGCGA ATCCTCAATCCAAAGGATAATCCCAACAGAGAAGTCAGCCTCGTCTGGGTTGACCGTGATGGTACTTCTCCGTGCGGGGAGAAATGCACATCTCCTGCTACCAACGTATCCCAGATCGGTACGACGTTGTTGACCAAAGGTCACGGCAAAACCGCTTTGCAGTACACGTTCATGGTTGACAACATCGACCCCGCTAAATCTATCGCCAAGTTCTGGTTTGAGATTGACGAGAAAGATGGGTCTCCGAAAACAGAAGTTAAGAATGACGATGGTTCTGGGTATGTGGTCGAGGAGCATGATGTCCTTTACGATGTTACGCGGAGCAAGATTAACTTCAGCGCCACCCAGGCTAACTTTACCTCTCTGATTGTCATTGCA GTAAAAGACGAGTATGCCCAAGACGCTCAAATCCGTCTCCAGACGTTCAATCCGTTCCTCTTGCCATTCAGAACATCGGTCTTGAACGCGACCCTCGATCCTCAGTTTCCGAAAGCCGCTGGATACTCGTTCTTTTCCGTCAGTCCGGAGCCCTTGACTAATTCGTTCGACGTGTATTATGGCGACGTTGTTCCCAACAATCTGAGACAGAAGTTTGGTTTGGTTTTCGAGGCGAAGAATGTGGGAGTTTTACCTCCGTCTTGA